A window of Conger conger chromosome 13, fConCon1.1, whole genome shotgun sequence contains these coding sequences:
- the zgc:112083 gene encoding histone H4 transcription factor produces the protein MSRKKKNLSDLVVACEWGPCTFKGRTMEEVCDHMSVHLKEHLGDGDAMEELDDFPCLWEGCEFLAMGSPDELMVHVLFHVFHSKLKFIGTRLLQSHPELPSCTQDLHSNNLVPELSERFACLWEHCDSTFNNPEWFYRHVDMHAHCTEMQPLPDQQQVLFCSWRGCDAFFKVKYRLREHLRTHTQERLVACPTCGCMFSSNTKFFDHIHRQAEPEESFVCEHCDKRFANERLLRGHVRQHVNHIKCPLCDMTCTSLASLKTHIKFRHCDERPFPCDFCESSFKNQHDLRKHMETHNEGATFQCTVEGCEYSSRMAHTMNQHYKRVHEGDMVSKYKCHLCDKTFSWCYTLTLHLRKKHQLKWPSGHSRFRYKEDEDGYLRLNMVRYETVEVTEEIMKNMAKKRTPRKASGSGCAAGGRPKRAAPSPGNVQCASPSPCSSSSSSSSCSADSEFAGAAAPPDPKDDGPSMYCVLSTVTGLGDADDDASRDAELPGAPSGAVRALTEVARGLGMDVV, from the exons ATGTCAAGGAAGAAGAAGAACCTGTCTGACCTGGTGGTGGCATGTGAATGGGGGCCGTGCACGTTCAAGGGCAGGACCATGGAGGAGGTTTGCGACCACATGTCGGTGCACTTGAAGGAGCACCTGGGCGACGGGGACGCCATGGAGGAATTGG atGACTTCCCCTGCCTGTGGGAGGGCTGTGAGTTCCTGGCCATGGGCAGCCCGGACGAGCTGATGGTGCACGTGCTCTTCCACGTCTTCCACAGCAAGCTCAAGTTCATCGGCACGCGGCTGCTGCAGTCGCACCCAGAGCTGCCCAGCTGCACCCAGGACCTGCACAGCAACAACCTGGTGCCCGAGCTGTCCGAGAGGTTCGCCTGCCTGTGGGAGCACTGCGAC AGCACGTTTAATAACCCGGAGTGGTTCTACCGCCACGTGGACATGCACGCCCACTGCACCGAGATGCAGCCCCTGCCTGACCAGCagcaggtgctcttctgcagctGGAGAG GCTGCGACGCCTTCTTCAAGGTGAAGTACCGTCTGCGGGAGCAcctgcgcacgcacacgcaggaGCGGCTGGTGGCCTGCCCCACCTGCGGCTGCATGTTCTCCAGCAACACCAAGTTCTTCGACCACATCCACCGCCAGGCCGAGCCGGAGG AGTCCTTTGTGTGTGAGCACTGTGATAAGCGCTTCGCCAACGAGAGGCTGCTGAGGGGACACGTCCGGCAGCACG TGAACCATATCAAGTGTCCGCTGTGCGACATGACCTGCACTTCCCTGGCCTCTCTGAAAACTCACATCAAGTTCCGGCACTGTGACGAGCGGCCCTTCCCCTGTGACTTCTGTGAGAGCAG CTTCAAGAACCAGCACGACCTGCGGAAGCACATGGAGACCCACAACGAGGGCGCCACCTTCCAGTGCACTGTGGAGGGCTGTGAATACTCCTCCCGCATGGCCCACACCATGAACCAGCACTACAAGAGAGTGCACGAG GGTGACATGGTGTCTAAATACAAGTGCCATCTCTGTGACAAAACCTTCTCCTGGTGCTACACGCTCACGCTCCACCTGCGGAAGAAACACCAGCTCAAATGGCCCTCCGGACACTCCCGCTTCAG GTACAAAGAGGACGAGGACGGGTACCTGCGGCTGAACATGGTGCGGTACGAGACGGTGGAGGTGACGGAGGAGATCATGAAGAACATGGCCAAGAAGCGCACCCCCAGGAAGGCCTCGGGCTCCGGCTGCGCCGCGGGCGGCCGGCCCAAACGGGCGGCCCCGTCCCCGGGGAACGTCCAGTGCGCCTCGCCCTCCCCCTGCTCTtcatcgtcctcctcctcctcctgctccgccGACTCCGAGTTCGCGGGCGCGGCCGCGCCGCCCGACCCCAAAGACGACGGCCCGTCCATGTACTGCGTCCTGAGCACCGTCACCGGGCTGGGGGACGCCGACGACGACGCGTCCCGGGACGCGGAGCTCCCCGGGGCCCCCTCGGGGGCCGTCAGGGCCCTCACCGAGGTGGCCCGGGGCCTGGGGATGGACGTGGTGTGA
- the LOC133108120 gene encoding receptor-interacting serine/threonine-protein kinase 4-like isoform X1, translating into MEAPVNSPAIMGLLKTFDSSEFTSWEKIGSGGFGHVYKVRHEQWKTWLAIKCPPSLCMDEKERAELLEEAKKMEAAKFQRILPVYGICRDPQGLVMEYMETGSLEALLASVALPWELRFRMVHETAVGMNFLHCMSPPLLHLDLKPANILLDAHHHVKISDFGLARWNGLSRDEDISCDGFGGTIAYLPPERLIEKNRVSDTKHDVYSFAVVVWGILTQKKPYQGDNNILHVMLKVVKGARPDMSAVPRSRPPACDSLLSLAQRCWQTSPDARPSFLEITSETEELCGKPSEDSNRPTADPEPSPEQQEVKTQVEKPNPVLVPEKDLSLSELLTQVDSGISQSFDCVLDKENADRRLSGVSRSDHSFSSQGSLNLSFEKELAATDSGLLDAQQRKLCEAIRMQDMAKLMKILQPQDVDLVLEDGRSLLHYAVQVANEEAVKFLLLNNANPNLADPAGSTALHLAAEKKLRNISEVLLSRKATNPNAKDEDLYTPLHFAALNGDEDVARLLLEKSASLNEPDLEGRTPAHVACQHGQESVVRVLLSRGADTRVPGKNGWTALHYAAWQGHLPIVKLLAKLPGARVDETTSDGRSALHLASHRGRYRVARILVGLGADVLLADRDGRSPLHVAAEMGHTSTARLLVKHHAPVQAQTGQGWTPLHLAARHGHLPTVKMLLGEGADPLAVDLDQHTARHLAAEEGHSNVVEELQRNLPESPIVPEEPGRAPSLLASQGGDTDTATAGALPSHRAQTPLLCQNSDSQNALWQTEEDSGRPAAVTDLQPVLAALKRTESERPARQDPARPLCAPASC; encoded by the exons ATGGAGGCTCCGGTAAACTCCCCTGCGATAATGGGGTTACTGAAAACCTTCGACTCTTCTGAGTTTACGAGCTGGGAAAAGATTGGCTCCGGTGGGTTTGGACATGTATACAAAGTACGACATGAACAGTGGAAAACATGGCTGGCAATCAAGTGTCCTCCCAGTCTTTGTATGGACGAAAA GGAGCGCGCAGAGCTCCTGGAGGAGGCCAAAAAGATGGAGGCGGCGAAGTTCCAGCGCATCCTGCCGGTGTATGGGATCTGCAGGGACCCGCAGGGCCTGGTGATGGAGTACATGGAGACGGGCTCGCTGGAGGCCCTGCTGGCCTCCGTGGCGTTGCCGTGGGAGCTGCGCTTCCGCATGGTCCACGAGACAGCCGTGGGCATGAACTTCCTGCACTGCATGAGCCCGCCGCTGCTGCATCTGGACCTGAAGCCTGCCAACATCCTGCTGGACGCACACCACCACGTCAAG ATCTCAGACTTTGGCCTGGCGAGGTGGAATGGCCTCTCCCGGGACGAAGACATCAGCTGCGACGGGTTCGGCGGCACCATCGCGTACCTCCCGCCGGAGAGACTCATCGAGAAGAACCGGGTCTCCGACACCAAGCACGACGTGTACAG CTTTGCTGTTGTCGTGTGGGGAATACTGACCCAGAAGAAGCCATATCAAG GAGACAACAACATCCTGCACGTGATGCTGAAGGTGGTGAAGGGGGCGCGGCCGGATATGTCCGCTGTGCCACGCTCCCGCCCGCCGGCCTGCGACAGCCTCCTGTCCCTGGCGCAGCGATGCTGGCAGACCTCCCCGGACGCCCGGCCCAGCTTCCTGG AGATCACCTCAGAGACCGAGGAGCTTTGTGGCAAACCATCGGAGGATTCCAACCGCCCAACGGCTGACCCGGAGCCAAGCCCAGAGCAG CAGGAGGTTAAGACGCAGGTCGAGAAGCCAAATCCAGTGCTGGTTCCAGAAAAAGACCTGAGTCTGAGCGAGCTGCTGACCCAGGTGGATTCTGGGATTTCCCAAAGCTTCGACTGCGTCCTAGACAAGGAAAACGCGGATCGGAGGCTGTCGGGAGTGTCCAGGAGTGACCATTCCTTCTCCTCCCAGGGCTCCCTCAACCTTTCCTTCGAAAAGGAACTCGCTGCCACTG ACTCAGGGCTGCTGGATGCGCAGCAGAGGAAGCTGTGTGAGGCGATCCGGATGCAGGACATGGCCAAGCTGATGAAGATCCTGCAACCGCAGGACGTGgacctggtcctggaggacgGGCGTAGCTTGCTGCACTACGCCGTTCAGGTGGCGAACGAGGAGGCGGTCAAGTTCCTGCTCCTCAACAACGCCAACCCCAACCTGGCCGACCCCGCGGGCTCCACGGCGCTGCACCTGGCGGCCGAGAAGAAGCTGAGGAACATCTCCGAGGTCCTGCTCTCCCGCAAGGCCACCAACCCCAACGCCAAGGACGAAGACCTCTACACGCCGCTCCACTTCGCCGCCCTCAACGGCGACGAGGACGTGGCCCGCCTGCTCCTGGAGAAGAGCGCCTCGCTCAACGAGCCGGACCTGGAGGGCCGCACGCCCGCCCACGTGGCCTGCCAGCACGGCCAGGAGAGCGTGGTGCGGGTGCTGCTGAGCCGCGGGGCGGACACCCGCGTGCCGGGGAAGAACGGCTGGACGGCGCTCCACTACGCCGCCTGGCAGGGCCACCTGCCCATCGTCAAGCTGCTGGCCAAGCTGCCGGGGGCCAGGGTGGACGAGACGACCTCGGACGGGCGTAGCGCCCTGCACCTGGCCTCCCACAGGGGGCGCTACAGGGTGGCACGCATCCTGGTGGGGCTGGGGGCCGACGTCCTCCTGGCAGACCGTGACGGGCGCTCGCCGCTACACGTGGCGGCCGAGATGGGCCACACCAGCACCGCCAGGCTGCTGGTCAAACACCACGCCCCGGTGCAGGCCCAGACCGGCCAGGGATGGACCCCTCTGCACCTGGCCGCCCGGCACGGTCACCTGCCCACGGTCAAGATGCTGCTCGGGGAGGGGGCGGATCCGCTGGCGGTCGACCTGGACCAGCACACCGCCCGCCATCTCGCCGCAGAGGAAGGACACTCAAACGTCGTCGAAGAGCTTCAGCGGAACCTTCCGGAGAGCCCTATCGTGCCCGAAGAGCCGGGTCGGGCCCCTTCGCTTCTCGCGTCTCAGGGAGGTGACACGGACACGGCCACGGCCGGCGCGCTGCCTTCCCACAGGGCACAGACGCCCCTGCTCTGTCAGAACTCagactcccagaatgcactgtggCAGACGGAGGAGGACAGCGGCCGGCCCGCCGCGGTGACGGATCTCCAGCCGGTGCTGGCGGCCCTGAAACGCACGGAGAGCGAGAGGCCTGCCCGCCAGGACCCGGCCCGGCCCCTCTGTGCCCCAGCCTCCTGTTAA
- the LOC133108120 gene encoding receptor-interacting serine/threonine-protein kinase 4-like isoform X2, producing the protein MEAPVNSPAIMGLLKTFDSSEFTSWEKIGSGGFGHVYKVRHEQWKTWLAIKCPPSLCMDEKERAELLEEAKKMEAAKFQRILPVYGICRDPQGLVMEYMETGSLEALLASVALPWELRFRMVHETAVGMNFLHCMSPPLLHLDLKPANILLDAHHHVKISDFGLARWNGLSRDEDISCDGFGGTIAYLPPERLIEKNRVSDTKHDVYSFAVVVWGILTQKKPYQGDNNILHVMLKVVKGARPDMSAVPRSRPPACDSLLSLAQRCWQTSPDARPSFLEITSETEELCGKPSEDSNRPTADPEPSPEQEVKTQVEKPNPVLVPEKDLSLSELLTQVDSGISQSFDCVLDKENADRRLSGVSRSDHSFSSQGSLNLSFEKELAATDSGLLDAQQRKLCEAIRMQDMAKLMKILQPQDVDLVLEDGRSLLHYAVQVANEEAVKFLLLNNANPNLADPAGSTALHLAAEKKLRNISEVLLSRKATNPNAKDEDLYTPLHFAALNGDEDVARLLLEKSASLNEPDLEGRTPAHVACQHGQESVVRVLLSRGADTRVPGKNGWTALHYAAWQGHLPIVKLLAKLPGARVDETTSDGRSALHLASHRGRYRVARILVGLGADVLLADRDGRSPLHVAAEMGHTSTARLLVKHHAPVQAQTGQGWTPLHLAARHGHLPTVKMLLGEGADPLAVDLDQHTARHLAAEEGHSNVVEELQRNLPESPIVPEEPGRAPSLLASQGGDTDTATAGALPSHRAQTPLLCQNSDSQNALWQTEEDSGRPAAVTDLQPVLAALKRTESERPARQDPARPLCAPASC; encoded by the exons ATGGAGGCTCCGGTAAACTCCCCTGCGATAATGGGGTTACTGAAAACCTTCGACTCTTCTGAGTTTACGAGCTGGGAAAAGATTGGCTCCGGTGGGTTTGGACATGTATACAAAGTACGACATGAACAGTGGAAAACATGGCTGGCAATCAAGTGTCCTCCCAGTCTTTGTATGGACGAAAA GGAGCGCGCAGAGCTCCTGGAGGAGGCCAAAAAGATGGAGGCGGCGAAGTTCCAGCGCATCCTGCCGGTGTATGGGATCTGCAGGGACCCGCAGGGCCTGGTGATGGAGTACATGGAGACGGGCTCGCTGGAGGCCCTGCTGGCCTCCGTGGCGTTGCCGTGGGAGCTGCGCTTCCGCATGGTCCACGAGACAGCCGTGGGCATGAACTTCCTGCACTGCATGAGCCCGCCGCTGCTGCATCTGGACCTGAAGCCTGCCAACATCCTGCTGGACGCACACCACCACGTCAAG ATCTCAGACTTTGGCCTGGCGAGGTGGAATGGCCTCTCCCGGGACGAAGACATCAGCTGCGACGGGTTCGGCGGCACCATCGCGTACCTCCCGCCGGAGAGACTCATCGAGAAGAACCGGGTCTCCGACACCAAGCACGACGTGTACAG CTTTGCTGTTGTCGTGTGGGGAATACTGACCCAGAAGAAGCCATATCAAG GAGACAACAACATCCTGCACGTGATGCTGAAGGTGGTGAAGGGGGCGCGGCCGGATATGTCCGCTGTGCCACGCTCCCGCCCGCCGGCCTGCGACAGCCTCCTGTCCCTGGCGCAGCGATGCTGGCAGACCTCCCCGGACGCCCGGCCCAGCTTCCTGG AGATCACCTCAGAGACCGAGGAGCTTTGTGGCAAACCATCGGAGGATTCCAACCGCCCAACGGCTGACCCGGAGCCAAGCCCAGAGCAG GAGGTTAAGACGCAGGTCGAGAAGCCAAATCCAGTGCTGGTTCCAGAAAAAGACCTGAGTCTGAGCGAGCTGCTGACCCAGGTGGATTCTGGGATTTCCCAAAGCTTCGACTGCGTCCTAGACAAGGAAAACGCGGATCGGAGGCTGTCGGGAGTGTCCAGGAGTGACCATTCCTTCTCCTCCCAGGGCTCCCTCAACCTTTCCTTCGAAAAGGAACTCGCTGCCACTG ACTCAGGGCTGCTGGATGCGCAGCAGAGGAAGCTGTGTGAGGCGATCCGGATGCAGGACATGGCCAAGCTGATGAAGATCCTGCAACCGCAGGACGTGgacctggtcctggaggacgGGCGTAGCTTGCTGCACTACGCCGTTCAGGTGGCGAACGAGGAGGCGGTCAAGTTCCTGCTCCTCAACAACGCCAACCCCAACCTGGCCGACCCCGCGGGCTCCACGGCGCTGCACCTGGCGGCCGAGAAGAAGCTGAGGAACATCTCCGAGGTCCTGCTCTCCCGCAAGGCCACCAACCCCAACGCCAAGGACGAAGACCTCTACACGCCGCTCCACTTCGCCGCCCTCAACGGCGACGAGGACGTGGCCCGCCTGCTCCTGGAGAAGAGCGCCTCGCTCAACGAGCCGGACCTGGAGGGCCGCACGCCCGCCCACGTGGCCTGCCAGCACGGCCAGGAGAGCGTGGTGCGGGTGCTGCTGAGCCGCGGGGCGGACACCCGCGTGCCGGGGAAGAACGGCTGGACGGCGCTCCACTACGCCGCCTGGCAGGGCCACCTGCCCATCGTCAAGCTGCTGGCCAAGCTGCCGGGGGCCAGGGTGGACGAGACGACCTCGGACGGGCGTAGCGCCCTGCACCTGGCCTCCCACAGGGGGCGCTACAGGGTGGCACGCATCCTGGTGGGGCTGGGGGCCGACGTCCTCCTGGCAGACCGTGACGGGCGCTCGCCGCTACACGTGGCGGCCGAGATGGGCCACACCAGCACCGCCAGGCTGCTGGTCAAACACCACGCCCCGGTGCAGGCCCAGACCGGCCAGGGATGGACCCCTCTGCACCTGGCCGCCCGGCACGGTCACCTGCCCACGGTCAAGATGCTGCTCGGGGAGGGGGCGGATCCGCTGGCGGTCGACCTGGACCAGCACACCGCCCGCCATCTCGCCGCAGAGGAAGGACACTCAAACGTCGTCGAAGAGCTTCAGCGGAACCTTCCGGAGAGCCCTATCGTGCCCGAAGAGCCGGGTCGGGCCCCTTCGCTTCTCGCGTCTCAGGGAGGTGACACGGACACGGCCACGGCCGGCGCGCTGCCTTCCCACAGGGCACAGACGCCCCTGCTCTGTCAGAACTCagactcccagaatgcactgtggCAGACGGAGGAGGACAGCGGCCGGCCCGCCGCGGTGACGGATCTCCAGCCGGTGCTGGCGGCCCTGAAACGCACGGAGAGCGAGAGGCCTGCCCGCCAGGACCCGGCCCGGCCCCTCTGTGCCCCAGCCTCCTGTTAA